From Streptomyces cyaneogriseus subsp. noncyanogenus, the proteins below share one genomic window:
- a CDS encoding AIM24 family protein: MDLQTLNEHRPAATGVRMSVHSSKTLKVTMVTGQDLYAKAGSMIAYDGYVQFEGAPAGLRRTAEEMVTGEGGRLMLCRGDGDLYLADYGGEVLVVHLNDEALSVNGPTLLACDASLQLTIEPVKGLAKLSGSGLTNLVIRGTGWVALVSRGMPISLDCAERDTYVDPDALIAWTDGLDMKARRTIKASALIGRGSGEAFQVGFRGQGFVVVQPSEDTGDRFKIRG; the protein is encoded by the coding sequence ATGGACCTCCAGACACTCAACGAGCACCGCCCCGCGGCCACCGGCGTCCGGATGAGCGTGCACAGCTCCAAGACCCTCAAGGTCACCATGGTCACCGGGCAGGACCTGTACGCGAAGGCCGGCTCGATGATCGCCTACGACGGGTACGTCCAGTTCGAGGGCGCCCCGGCCGGTCTGCGCCGCACGGCGGAGGAGATGGTGACCGGCGAGGGCGGCAGGCTGATGCTCTGCCGCGGCGACGGCGACCTCTACCTCGCCGACTACGGCGGCGAGGTCCTCGTCGTCCACCTGAACGACGAGGCCCTGTCCGTCAACGGTCCCACGCTGCTGGCCTGCGACGCCTCCCTGCAACTGACCATCGAACCGGTCAAGGGCCTGGCGAAGCTGTCCGGCTCGGGGCTGACCAACCTGGTGATCCGGGGGACCGGATGGGTGGCCCTGGTCAGCCGGGGCATGCCCATCTCCCTCGACTGCGCCGAGCGGGACACCTACGTCGACCCGGACGCCCTGATCGCCTGGACCGACGGCCTCGACATGAAGGCCCGGCGCACGATCAAGGCGAGCGCCCTGATCGGCCGGGGCAGCGGCGAGGCGTTCCAGGTCGGTTTCCGGGGGCAGGGCTTCGTGGTCGTCCAGCCCAGCGAGGACACCGGCGACCGCTTCAAGATCCGTGGCTGA
- a CDS encoding AIM24 family protein codes for MHSTLFAHIPVESTGRYTLQNPQLLKTAIDQGGNPVLARQGAMVAFEGHIEFDSQYRNRSWRNVERMTGEQLELMRCKGNGVVYLANFAQHLHIMDVGRGITADSSAILAFDGSLNVGIVAVDSAVEIAAAGAYNLELSGSGQVVLMTSGEPLVLEVTPEQNVCCDADAVIAWSTSLRTQLQAPTSTSAVWRRRGSTGEGWEMQFSGNGYVLVQPSELLPPQHLRGSGLLGQFGMGSGGLSGNSLGGSRS; via the coding sequence ATGCACAGCACACTCTTCGCGCACATCCCGGTGGAGTCCACCGGGCGCTACACGCTGCAGAATCCGCAGTTGCTCAAGACCGCCATCGACCAGGGCGGCAACCCGGTCCTGGCCCGCCAGGGCGCCATGGTCGCCTTCGAGGGGCACATCGAGTTCGACAGCCAGTACCGCAACCGGAGCTGGCGCAACGTCGAACGCATGACCGGCGAGCAGCTGGAGCTGATGCGCTGCAAGGGCAACGGCGTCGTCTACCTGGCCAACTTCGCGCAGCACCTGCACATCATGGACGTCGGCCGCGGCATCACCGCCGACTCCTCGGCGATCCTCGCCTTCGACGGCTCCCTCAACGTGGGGATCGTCGCCGTCGACAGCGCCGTGGAGATCGCCGCCGCGGGCGCGTACAACCTGGAGCTGTCCGGCTCGGGGCAGGTCGTCCTGATGACCTCCGGCGAGCCGCTGGTCCTGGAGGTGACGCCGGAGCAGAACGTCTGCTGCGACGCCGACGCGGTCATCGCCTGGTCCACGTCGCTGCGCACGCAGCTCCAGGCGCCCACCTCCACCTCCGCCGTGTGGCGCCGCCGCGGCTCCACCGGCGAGGGATGGGAGATGCAGTTCTCGGGCAACGGCTACGTCCTGGTGCAGCCGAGCGAGCTGCTGCCGCCGCAGCACCTGCGCGGCTCGGGGCTGCTCGGCCAGTTCGGCATGGGGTCGGGCGGACTCAGCGGGAACTCGCTCGGCGGCAGCCGTAGCTGA
- a CDS encoding NUDIX domain-containing protein, translating into MSLHDDAALVLKAYEGQEELRQLYLDHLAAHPDGMWKSCADGHITASALVVDAEGGRVLLTLHRKLRMWLQMGGHCEPGDAGLAAAALREATEESGVAGLALLPGGPVRLDRHHTPCAWHLDVQYAALAPAGAVEAISDESLDLRWFPYAQVADVADESVVRLVEATRAKLGS; encoded by the coding sequence GTGAGCCTGCACGACGACGCGGCCCTCGTGCTGAAGGCGTACGAGGGCCAGGAGGAGCTCCGGCAGCTCTATCTGGATCACCTGGCGGCGCATCCGGACGGCATGTGGAAGTCCTGCGCGGACGGGCACATCACGGCGAGCGCCCTGGTGGTGGACGCCGAAGGCGGGCGGGTGCTGCTCACCCTCCACCGCAAGCTGCGCATGTGGCTCCAGATGGGCGGCCACTGCGAGCCCGGTGACGCCGGCCTGGCGGCGGCCGCCCTGCGGGAGGCGACCGAGGAGTCCGGCGTCGCGGGGCTCGCCCTGCTGCCCGGCGGCCCGGTGCGGCTGGACCGCCATCACACGCCCTGTGCCTGGCACCTGGACGTGCAGTACGCGGCCCTGGCCCCGGCCGGGGCCGTGGAGGCGATCAGCGACGAGTCCCTCGACCTTCGCTGGTTCCCCTACGCGCAGGTCGCGGACGTGGCCGACGAGTCGGTCGTACGGCTGGTGGAGGCGACGCGCGCGAAGCTCGGTTCCTGA
- a CDS encoding zinc-dependent metalloprotease, giving the protein MSDTPFGFGLPPEEPDDGDEGKKKDQQSGGGQGPANPFGFGSLPGAGGGLGGPGADNPFAAMFGSLNPTDLGAAFQQLGQMLSYEGGPVNWDMAKQIARQTVAQGAPDGTKDASIGPAERSAVQEAVRLADLWLDDVTALPSGAGSAVAWSRAEWVEATLPAWRELVDPVAERVGTAMGDVLPEEMQAMAGPLIGMMRSMGGAMFGTQIGQAVGVLAGEVVGSSDIGLPLGPAGKAALLPANIETFGKDLGVPKDEVRLYLALREAAHQRLFAHVPWLRSHLFGAVDGYARGIKVDTAKLEDVVGQFDPQNPEQLQEALQQGMFQPEDTPEQKAALARLETALALVEGWVDAVVHAAAKPRLGSADALRETLRRRRASGGPAEQTFATLIGLELRPRRLRDASRLWASLTDARGVDGRDGLWAHPDMLPTATDLDDPDGFVHREHLDFSELDKMLGEAAGKKPDLEKKPDLGKKPDEAEGDGAE; this is encoded by the coding sequence GTGAGTGACACCCCATTCGGATTCGGCCTTCCGCCGGAGGAGCCGGACGACGGCGACGAAGGCAAGAAGAAGGACCAGCAGAGCGGTGGTGGGCAGGGACCGGCCAATCCGTTCGGTTTCGGGTCGCTGCCCGGCGCCGGAGGCGGCCTGGGTGGCCCCGGAGCGGACAATCCGTTCGCTGCCATGTTCGGTTCGCTGAACCCCACCGACCTGGGCGCCGCGTTCCAGCAGCTGGGCCAGATGCTCTCCTACGAGGGCGGCCCGGTGAACTGGGACATGGCCAAGCAGATCGCCCGCCAGACGGTCGCCCAGGGCGCCCCGGACGGCACCAAGGACGCCAGCATCGGCCCCGCCGAGCGCTCCGCGGTCCAGGAGGCCGTGCGCCTGGCCGACCTGTGGCTGGACGATGTGACCGCCCTGCCCTCCGGGGCCGGCTCCGCGGTGGCCTGGAGCCGCGCGGAGTGGGTCGAGGCGACCCTGCCCGCCTGGCGGGAACTGGTCGACCCGGTGGCCGAGCGCGTCGGCACCGCCATGGGCGACGTCCTGCCCGAGGAGATGCAGGCCATGGCCGGCCCGCTGATCGGCATGATGCGGTCGATGGGCGGCGCCATGTTCGGCACCCAGATCGGGCAGGCCGTCGGCGTGCTCGCCGGTGAGGTCGTCGGCTCGTCCGACATCGGCCTGCCGCTCGGCCCGGCCGGCAAGGCCGCGCTGCTGCCGGCGAACATCGAGACGTTCGGCAAGGACCTGGGCGTGCCGAAGGACGAGGTGCGGCTGTACCTCGCCCTGCGCGAGGCGGCCCACCAGCGCCTGTTCGCGCATGTGCCGTGGCTGCGCTCGCACCTGTTCGGCGCGGTCGACGGCTACGCCCGCGGCATCAAGGTGGACACCGCCAAGCTGGAGGACGTGGTCGGCCAGTTCGACCCGCAGAACCCCGAGCAGTTGCAGGAAGCTCTCCAGCAGGGCATGTTCCAGCCGGAGGACACGCCGGAGCAGAAGGCCGCCCTGGCCCGTCTGGAGACGGCGCTGGCGCTGGTCGAGGGCTGGGTGGACGCGGTGGTGCACGCCGCCGCCAAGCCGCGCCTGGGCTCCGCCGACGCGCTGCGCGAGACGCTGCGCCGCCGCCGCGCCTCGGGCGGCCCGGCCGAGCAGACCTTCGCCACGCTGATCGGCCTGGAGCTGCGCCCGCGCCGCCTGCGCGACGCCTCGCGTCTGTGGGCGTCCCTGACGGACGCGCGCGGGGTCGACGGCCGGGACGGTCTGTGGGCCCACCCGGACATGCTGCCGACGGCGACCGACCTGGACGACCCGGACGGCTTCGTCCACCGCGAGCACCTCGACTTCTCCGAGCTGGACAAGATGCTCGGCGAGGCGGCCGGCAAGAAGCCCGACCTGGAGAAGAAGCCCGACCTCGGGAAGAAGCCGGACGAGGCCGAGGGCGACGGCGCCGAGTGA
- a CDS encoding SDR family oxidoreductase: MSSPDPQVRAARNQSTSPAGPNARGPVVAVTGAASGVGALLTARLAASAEVRRVIALDEKRGECAAAQWHVLDVRDPAIADRLRGADVVVHLALDLDLETDAAARTAYNVRGTQTVLTAAAAAGVHRVVLCTSAMVYGALPDNELPLSEDAELRATAEATGVGDLLEIERLARRAPRAHPGLNVTVVRPAILVGGTDTALTRYFESPRLLVVAGSRPAWQFCHVEDLCGALEYAVLEKVDGELAVGCEGWLEQEEVEELSGIRRMELPSAVALGAAARLHRIGLTPSPAGDLAYTMYPWVVSGSRLHDAGWRPKYTNEEVLAELLEEVAGRHTVAGRRLGRKDATAAGAAGATVALLGAAAVVRRARKARRRI, translated from the coding sequence GTGAGTTCCCCAGATCCGCAGGTTCGCGCAGCGCGAAACCAGTCAACCAGTCCCGCCGGCCCGAACGCACGCGGACCCGTCGTCGCGGTGACCGGCGCCGCCTCCGGCGTCGGCGCCCTGCTCACCGCGCGGCTCGCCGCGTCGGCCGAGGTCAGGCGGGTCATCGCCCTCGACGAGAAGCGCGGCGAGTGCGCCGCCGCGCAGTGGCACGTCCTGGACGTGCGGGACCCGGCCATCGCGGACAGACTGCGTGGTGCGGACGTGGTCGTGCACCTGGCGCTCGACCTCGACCTGGAGACCGACGCAGCCGCCCGGACGGCCTACAACGTCCGGGGGACGCAGACCGTGCTCACCGCCGCGGCGGCGGCCGGCGTCCACCGGGTCGTGCTGTGCACCTCGGCGATGGTCTACGGCGCGCTGCCCGACAACGAGCTGCCGCTGTCGGAGGACGCCGAGCTGCGCGCGACGGCCGAGGCCACCGGCGTCGGGGACCTGCTGGAGATCGAGCGGCTGGCCCGCCGGGCCCCGCGCGCCCACCCCGGGCTCAACGTCACCGTCGTCCGGCCCGCCATCCTGGTCGGCGGCACGGACACCGCGCTGACCAGGTACTTCGAGTCGCCCCGGCTGCTGGTCGTGGCCGGGTCCCGCCCCGCGTGGCAGTTCTGCCACGTCGAGGACCTGTGCGGCGCCCTGGAGTACGCCGTGCTGGAGAAGGTCGACGGGGAGCTGGCCGTCGGCTGCGAGGGCTGGCTGGAGCAGGAGGAGGTCGAGGAGCTCAGCGGCATCCGGCGCATGGAGCTGCCGTCGGCGGTCGCCCTGGGCGCGGCGGCCCGGCTGCACCGGATCGGCCTCACCCCCTCCCCGGCCGGGGACCTGGCCTACACGATGTACCCCTGGGTGGTGAGCGGCAGCCGGCTGCACGACGCCGGGTGGCGGCCCAAGTACACCAACGAGGAGGTGCTCGCCGAACTGCTGGAGGAGGTGGCCGGGCGGCACACGGTGGCCGGGCGGCGCCTGGGCCGCAAGGACGCCACGGCGGCGGGTGCCGCGGGTGCCACGGTGGCGCTGCTGGGCGCCGCGGCGGTGGTGCGGCGGGCACGCAAGGCCCGGCGGCGCATCTGA
- a CDS encoding molybdenum cofactor biosynthesis protein MoaE, with the protein MASTNDHPGELAAQDPVKLIGIRETPLSVDEVFRAVGDDAAGGTALFVGTVRNHDGGADVDALGYSCHPGAEAEMRRVAEKVAAEYPVRALAAVHRVGDLRVGDLAVVVAVSCPHRGEAFDACRRLIEDLKHEVPIWKHQRFSDGTEEWVGAC; encoded by the coding sequence ATGGCATCCACGAACGACCACCCCGGTGAGCTGGCCGCGCAGGACCCCGTCAAGCTGATCGGCATCCGCGAGACGCCCCTGTCCGTGGACGAGGTCTTCCGGGCGGTCGGGGACGACGCGGCCGGCGGGACCGCGCTGTTCGTGGGGACCGTACGCAACCACGACGGGGGCGCCGACGTCGACGCGCTCGGCTACTCCTGCCACCCCGGCGCCGAGGCCGAGATGCGGCGGGTCGCCGAGAAGGTCGCCGCCGAGTACCCGGTGCGGGCGCTGGCCGCCGTGCACCGCGTGGGAGACCTCAGGGTCGGGGACCTCGCCGTCGTCGTCGCGGTCTCCTGCCCCCACCGCGGCGAGGCGTTCGACGCCTGCCGCAGGCTGATCGAGGACCTGAAGCACGAGGTGCCGATCTGGAAGCACCAGCGGTTCTCCGACGGCACCGAGGAGTGGGTGGGCGCCTGCTGA
- a CDS encoding YlbL family protein, with protein MPRRTATMLASTLMLIALLCAGVFIPVPYAEMTPGPTVNTLGEHDGEPVLQVTGRKTYPADGHLNMTTVRVTRADYKMNLVEAVYGWLAHDNKVVPHDTLYPNGKTEEESSQETAEEFSQSQESAKVAALRALDIPVQSWVVVSTVVKGSPAQGRLHAGDVIKAVDGTAVKQPADVAKLVTRHRPGQDVVFTIVPAKEQAAAEKANRAAAKTEKVTITTEASDDAGEKRAVVGISAGTDHTFPFTIDIKLADVGGPSAGLMFALGIYDKLTPGNLTGGAFVAGTGTIDDEGKVGPIGGIEMKIVGASGKGARYFLTPADNCAAAARDTPKGLTLVKVGSIGDALDALADIRAGKTAGLPRCAAR; from the coding sequence ATGCCACGCCGCACCGCGACGATGCTCGCCTCCACCCTGATGCTGATCGCGCTCCTGTGCGCGGGGGTGTTCATCCCCGTGCCCTACGCGGAGATGACCCCGGGGCCGACGGTGAACACGCTGGGGGAGCACGACGGCGAGCCGGTGCTGCAGGTCACCGGGCGCAAGACCTACCCGGCCGACGGGCACCTCAACATGACCACGGTCAGGGTCACCAGGGCCGACTACAAGATGAACCTGGTGGAGGCCGTCTACGGCTGGCTCGCCCACGACAACAAGGTCGTACCGCACGACACGCTGTACCCGAACGGCAAGACGGAGGAGGAGTCCTCCCAGGAGACCGCCGAGGAGTTCAGCCAGTCGCAGGAGAGCGCCAAGGTCGCCGCGCTCAGGGCGCTGGACATCCCGGTGCAGTCCTGGGTGGTCGTCTCCACGGTCGTCAAGGGGTCCCCGGCCCAGGGCAGGCTGCACGCCGGTGATGTGATCAAGGCCGTCGACGGCACGGCGGTGAAGCAGCCCGCGGACGTGGCGAAGCTGGTGACCCGGCACCGCCCCGGCCAGGACGTCGTCTTCACGATCGTGCCCGCCAAGGAGCAGGCCGCCGCCGAGAAGGCCAACCGCGCGGCGGCGAAGACCGAGAAGGTGACGATCACCACCGAGGCGTCCGACGACGCCGGTGAGAAGCGCGCCGTCGTCGGCATCTCCGCCGGGACCGACCACACCTTCCCGTTCACCATCGACATCAAGCTCGCCGACGTCGGCGGCCCGAGCGCCGGTCTGATGTTCGCGCTCGGCATCTACGACAAGCTCACCCCGGGGAACCTGACCGGCGGCGCGTTCGTCGCCGGCACCGGCACCATCGACGACGAGGGCAAGGTCGGGCCGATCGGCGGGATCGAGATGAAGATTGTCGGCGCGAGCGGCAAGGGCGCGCGGTACTTCCTGACCCCCGCCGACAACTGCGCGGCCGCCGCCAGGGACACCCCGAAGGGGCTCACCCTGGTCAAGGTGGGCTCCATCGGCGACGCCCTGGACGCGCTCGCGGACATCCGCGCCGGGAAGACCGCCGGCCTGCCGCGCTGCGCGGCACGGTAG
- a CDS encoding PPA1309 family protein has translation MSNTPMAASPLTRAVLEIDEYVSGLGWDRPARLFALVDTARLRAEQPSLADRLGLAEGEAAPGLTPIEQEEIPADRPLDEFLATIAWPDSVAGCALTVERLMLPPSAEAQVPQGLDEAKLARWVAEHPERQEVRMTVAVLRDGARESALRLREKDSPTEVLTGSDLVPGLAEALAATFEE, from the coding sequence ATGTCCAACACTCCCATGGCGGCGAGCCCGCTCACTCGGGCCGTACTCGAGATCGACGAGTACGTCTCCGGCCTCGGCTGGGACCGGCCCGCCCGCCTCTTCGCCCTCGTCGACACCGCGCGCCTGCGCGCCGAGCAGCCCTCGCTCGCGGACCGGCTCGGTCTCGCCGAGGGGGAGGCCGCCCCCGGCCTCACCCCGATCGAACAGGAGGAGATCCCGGCGGACCGGCCGCTGGACGAGTTCCTCGCCACCATCGCCTGGCCGGACTCGGTGGCCGGCTGCGCGCTCACCGTGGAGCGCCTGATGCTGCCGCCGTCCGCCGAGGCACAGGTCCCCCAGGGCCTGGACGAGGCGAAGCTGGCCCGGTGGGTGGCGGAGCACCCGGAGCGCCAGGAGGTCCGCATGACGGTCGCGGTGCTGCGCGACGGCGCCCGCGAGTCGGCGCTGCGGCTGCGGGAGAAGGACTCCCCCACCGAGGTTCTCACCGGCTCCGACCTGGTGCCGGGCCTGGCGGAAGCGCTCGCGGCGACCTTCGAGGAGTAG
- a CDS encoding UPF0182 family protein → MPDRGGGPTGPRIRVGRPSRRARTLLMTLGVLAVLGMAFTMFAGFWTDWLWYRSVKYSSVFTTTLWTKIGLFFVFGLLMALAVGFNIWLAHRLRPPLSAMSTEQQNLDRYRMGIAPFKKWLLFGITALVGLIAGASAAGQWRTWLMWVNGVPFGKKDPQFKLDVAFFAFDLPWYRFLLGFGFAAVILSVIAAALTHYLYGGLRLTSPGARATAAATGHLSVLIGVFVAFKAVAYWLDRYGLAVKSSDFKATDNWTGLRYVDANAYLPAKTILFCIAVICALLFFATLWRRTWQLPVIGFGLMVLSAILIGGLYPAIVQKFQVQPNEQAKEAPYVEKNLSATREAYGIDGTEVTEYPGRSQTEDKSRLRDDADAAASIRIMDPNIVSPTFQQLQQMRNYYAFPTNLDVDRYAKDGKDQDTVIGLRELNLAGIPKKNWINNHFRYTHGYGVVAAKGTEVDPEGRPVFTESDLPSKGDLGTYEQRIYYGEKTTTYSIVGGPQKEIDYSDDSGEKTTSYKGGGGINLANPVNRAAYAVAFNEPQILYSGAIGDGSRILYNRTPKQRVEAVAPWLTIDGDAYPAVVGNRIQWIVDAYTTTNGYPYASRTTLGDTTADSLTAANDNRAVVAQQNQVNYIRNSVKATVDAYTGDVKLYQWDTQDPVLKTWMKAFPDTVQPKSEISGDLMAHLRYPQDLFKVQRELLTRYHVKDADTFLSGSEVWQVPDDPTNKSGDAVPPYYLSMKMPGQKTQAFSLTTTFTPNGRDNLSAFMAVDAEAGTSGYGKIRILKVPTSTTVDGPKQVQSQFNSEQDIAESIRLLRGGDSEVEYGNLLTVPLDGGLLYVEPVYVRGGGLKYPLLRKVLVTYGGNTAFENTLEKALNKVFGAEGSAPEPPDEDRDEGTDPPPTTGDPTVQDALNDAQKAFEAGQEALQKNDWAAYGEAQKDLEEALRRAEEAQARAGRGADGEKNGDGKAGPTPRPSGSPTGGSDSG, encoded by the coding sequence ATGCCGGACCGCGGCGGAGGCCCGACAGGGCCGCGGATCAGAGTGGGCCGCCCGTCCCGGCGTGCCCGGACCCTGCTCATGACCCTGGGCGTCCTGGCCGTCCTGGGCATGGCGTTCACCATGTTCGCGGGTTTCTGGACGGACTGGCTGTGGTACCGGTCGGTCAAGTACTCGTCGGTGTTCACGACGACTCTGTGGACCAAGATCGGTCTCTTCTTCGTCTTCGGCCTGCTGATGGCCCTGGCCGTCGGATTCAACATCTGGCTGGCCCACCGGCTGCGCCCGCCGCTGAGCGCGATGTCGACGGAACAGCAGAACCTCGACCGCTACCGGATGGGCATCGCCCCGTTCAAGAAGTGGCTGCTGTTCGGCATCACCGCCCTGGTGGGCCTGATCGCCGGAGCCTCGGCCGCCGGCCAGTGGCGGACCTGGCTGATGTGGGTCAACGGCGTCCCCTTCGGGAAGAAGGACCCGCAGTTCAAGCTGGACGTGGCCTTCTTCGCCTTCGACCTGCCCTGGTACCGCTTCCTGCTCGGCTTCGGCTTCGCCGCCGTTATCCTCTCGGTGATCGCGGCCGCGCTCACCCACTACCTGTACGGCGGGCTGCGCCTGACCAGCCCGGGGGCGCGCGCCACGGCCGCGGCCACCGGGCACCTGTCGGTGCTCATCGGCGTCTTCGTCGCCTTCAAGGCGGTCGCCTACTGGCTCGACCGCTACGGGCTCGCGGTCAAGTCCAGCGACTTCAAGGCCACCGACAACTGGACGGGCCTGCGGTACGTCGACGCCAACGCCTATCTGCCGGCCAAGACGATCCTGTTCTGCATCGCCGTCATCTGCGCGCTGCTGTTCTTCGCCACGCTGTGGCGGCGCACCTGGCAACTGCCGGTGATCGGCTTCGGCCTGATGGTGCTGTCCGCCATCCTCATCGGCGGCCTCTACCCGGCGATCGTGCAGAAGTTCCAGGTCCAGCCCAACGAGCAGGCCAAGGAAGCCCCGTACGTCGAGAAGAACCTCAGCGCGACGCGTGAGGCGTACGGCATCGACGGCACCGAGGTCACCGAGTACCCGGGCCGGAGCCAGACCGAGGACAAGTCCCGGCTCCGCGACGACGCCGACGCCGCGGCGAGCATCCGGATCATGGACCCGAACATCGTCTCGCCGACGTTCCAGCAGCTCCAGCAGATGCGGAACTACTACGCGTTCCCGACCAACCTGGACGTCGACCGGTACGCCAAGGACGGCAAGGACCAGGACACGGTCATCGGCCTGCGCGAGCTGAACCTGGCCGGCATCCCCAAGAAGAACTGGATCAACAACCACTTCCGCTACACCCACGGCTACGGCGTGGTCGCGGCCAAGGGCACCGAGGTCGACCCGGAGGGCCGCCCGGTGTTCACGGAGTCCGACCTGCCCTCCAAGGGCGACCTCGGCACGTACGAGCAGCGGATCTACTACGGCGAGAAGACCACCACGTACTCGATCGTCGGCGGTCCCCAGAAGGAGATCGACTACTCCGACGACAGCGGCGAGAAGACCACCAGCTACAAGGGCGGCGGCGGCATCAACCTCGCCAACCCGGTCAACCGGGCCGCGTACGCGGTGGCGTTCAACGAGCCGCAGATCCTGTACTCGGGCGCGATCGGCGACGGTTCGCGCATCCTGTACAACCGCACCCCGAAGCAGCGCGTCGAGGCGGTCGCCCCGTGGCTGACCATCGACGGCGACGCCTACCCGGCGGTGGTGGGCAACCGCATCCAGTGGATCGTCGACGCGTACACGACCACCAACGGCTACCCGTACGCCTCCCGCACCACGCTGGGCGACACCACGGCCGACTCGCTGACCGCGGCCAACGACAACCGCGCGGTGGTGGCCCAGCAGAACCAGGTCAACTACATCCGCAACTCGGTGAAGGCGACCGTCGACGCGTACACCGGCGACGTCAAGCTCTACCAGTGGGACACCCAGGACCCGGTCCTGAAGACCTGGATGAAGGCGTTCCCGGACACGGTGCAGCCCAAGAGCGAGATCTCCGGTGACCTGATGGCGCATCTGCGCTACCCGCAGGACCTGTTCAAGGTCCAGCGGGAACTGCTCACCCGCTACCACGTGAAGGACGCCGACACGTTCCTCAGCGGCAGCGAGGTGTGGCAGGTGCCGGACGACCCGACCAACAAGTCGGGCGACGCGGTGCCGCCGTACTACCTGAGCATGAAGATGCCCGGCCAGAAGACACAGGCGTTCTCGCTGACGACGACGTTCACGCCGAACGGGCGCGACAACCTCAGCGCGTTCATGGCGGTGGACGCCGAGGCCGGCACCAGCGGCTACGGGAAGATCAGAATCCTGAAGGTGCCGACGAGCACGACCGTCGACGGCCCCAAGCAGGTGCAGAGCCAGTTCAACTCCGAGCAGGACATCGCCGAGTCCATCAGGCTGCTCAGAGGCGGTGACTCCGAGGTCGAGTACGGCAACCTGCTGACGGTGCCGCTCGACGGCGGACTGCTCTACGTGGAGCCGGTCTACGTACGCGGTGGTGGACTCAAGTACCCGCTGCTGCGCAAGGTGCTGGTCACCTACGGCGGCAACACCGCCTTCGAGAACACGCTGGAGAAGGCCCTCAACAAGGTCTTCGGCGCGGAGGGTTCGGCCCCCGAGCCGCCGGACGAGGACCGGGACGAGGGCACCGACCCGCCGCCGACGACGGGCGACCCGACGGTCCAGGACGCGCTGAACGACGCCCAGAAGGCGTTCGAAGCCGGGCAGGAAGCCCTGCAGAAGAACGACTGGGCGGCGTACGGCGAGGCACAGAAGGACCTGGAGGAGGCGCTGCGCCGGGCCGAGGAGGCCCAGGCCCGGGCCGGCCGCGGCGCCGACGGCGAGAAGAACGGGGACGGCAAGGCCGGTCCCACTCCACGACCGAGCGGCAGCCCCACCGGCGGCTCGGACAGCGGGTGA